A portion of the Bulleidia sp. zg-1006 genome contains these proteins:
- a CDS encoding restriction endonuclease subunit S, translating to MAKATNNKIKGEFIVAKSLTQVITGKEDANFSVSNGKYKFFTCSNTPLHCDEYAFNSSSVLIAGNGDFNVKHYSGKFNAYQRTYVLSPQKEYYAILYLAALYRINSFKTGSSGSIVKFITKSDVENIPVFMPHDSKYLDELNKLVIMQEQNMLENELLVQLRDWLLPMLMNGQATISD from the coding sequence ATGGCTAAAGCAACAAATAATAAAATTAAAGGTGAATTTATTGTTGCTAAAAGCCTTACACAAGTTATAACCGGTAAAGAAGATGCAAATTTTTCTGTATCAAATGGGAAATATAAATTTTTTACCTGTTCAAATACTCCATTGCATTGTGATGAGTATGCATTCAATTCATCATCTGTACTTATAGCCGGTAATGGCGATTTTAATGTTAAACATTATTCCGGTAAATTTAATGCATATCAGAGGACATATGTGCTAAGCCCTCAAAAAGAGTATTATGCTATCTTATATTTAGCAGCTTTATATAGAATCAATTCTTTCAAAACAGGTTCTTCAGGTTCTATAGTAAAATTTATTACTAAAAGTGATGTTGAAAACATCCCTGTGTTTATGCCTCATGATTCTAAGTATCTTGATGAGCTTAATAAATTAGTCATAATGCAAGAGCAAAATATGCTTGAAAACGAATTGCTTGTGCAGTTACGAGATTGGCTACTTCCTATGCTAATGAACGGTCAAGCTACCATTAGCGACTGA
- a CDS encoding restriction endonuclease subunit S, protein MIYNESKYNKDWNENKLSDLGVFSRGKSKHRPRNDERLFAGGKYPFIQTGDIKEANLYIKNHTQEYGEFGLKQSKLWNKGTLCITIAANIAETAILSYPACFPDSVVGFNAYESQSSEIFMYYIFEYIKASIQNAASGSIQDNINIDYLTTLNFKIPEKNYQDMIVALLGAIDKKIISNNDINDNLPYQSLMVA, encoded by the coding sequence ATGATATATAACGAAAGTAAATACAATAAAGATTGGAATGAGAATAAACTAAGTGATCTTGGTGTTTTTTCTCGTGGAAAATCCAAGCATAGACCAAGAAACGATGAGAGATTATTTGCTGGTGGCAAATATCCATTTATACAGACGGGTGATATAAAAGAGGCAAATTTATATATCAAAAATCATACACAAGAATATGGTGAATTTGGGCTAAAGCAAAGTAAATTATGGAACAAAGGCACTCTATGTATAACGATAGCTGCGAATATAGCTGAAACAGCTATATTATCCTACCCAGCTTGTTTTCCAGACAGTGTTGTTGGGTTTAATGCTTATGAAAGCCAATCATCAGAAATATTTATGTATTATATTTTTGAGTATATAAAGGCTTCTATTCAAAATGCTGCCAGTGGAAGCATTCAGGATAATATTAACATAGACTATTTAACGACTTTGAATTTTAAAATCCCCGAGAAGAATTATCAAGATATGATAGTTGCGTTATTAGGTGCAATCGATAAAAAAATCATATCCAATAATGATATAAACGATAATTTACCGTATCAGTCGCTAATGGTAGCTTGA
- the xerA gene encoding site-specific tyrosine recombinase/integron integrase translates to MKQNLITDIVQGMLPYLSNAQTEKLHEVLQHTLFNYDVTLSEKSKDISGENLVESFLSAKKIEGCSEKTLKYYYATIQSMLDEIKKDVKHIVTDDIRCYLTEYQANKKSSKTTIDNIRRILSSFFSWLEDEDYILKSPVRRIHKVKTGTNIKETYSDEALEIMRDNCVELRDLAIIDMLASTGMRVGEMVLLNREDVDFNERECVVFGKGNKERIVYFDARTKIHLQNYLSKRKDNNPALFVSLKAPYDRLKIGGVEVRLRNFGKQLGLNKVHPHKFRRTLATMAIDKGMPIEQLQKLLGHSKIDTTLQYAMVKQSNVKIAHRKYIG, encoded by the coding sequence ATGAAACAAAATTTAATCACAGACATTGTTCAAGGCATGTTGCCATATTTGAGCAATGCACAAACAGAAAAATTACATGAGGTACTACAACACACGCTTTTTAATTACGATGTAACCCTTTCAGAAAAAAGCAAGGACATTTCGGGAGAAAACTTGGTAGAATCTTTCTTGTCAGCGAAGAAAATTGAAGGTTGCTCCGAAAAGACTTTGAAATATTATTATGCTACGATACAATCGATGCTCGATGAAATTAAGAAGGATGTTAAGCATATTGTAACGGATGATATACGCTGTTATCTTACAGAATATCAAGCAAACAAGAAGTCAAGCAAGACTACCATTGATAACATAAGACGAATTCTATCCAGTTTTTTCTCATGGTTAGAAGATGAGGATTACATTTTAAAAAGTCCGGTTAGACGAATCCACAAGGTTAAAACTGGAACAAATATTAAAGAAACTTATTCTGACGAAGCTCTGGAGATTATGCGTGATAATTGCGTGGAACTAAGAGATTTAGCAATAATTGATATGCTTGCTTCAACAGGTATGCGTGTTGGAGAAATGGTATTGTTGAATCGAGAAGATGTAGACTTTAATGAAAGAGAATGTGTTGTTTTTGGAAAGGGAAACAAGGAACGAATTGTATATTTTGATGCAAGGACGAAAATACATTTGCAGAATTATTTGTCTAAAAGAAAAGATAATAATCCTGCCTTGTTTGTATCGCTCAAAGCTCCATATGATAGGCTTAAAATTGGCGGGGTAGAAGTAAGATTACGAAATTTTGGAAAGCAACTTGGACTCAATAAGGTGCATCCACATAAGTTTAGACGAACACTTGCAACTATGGCGATCGACAAAGGTATGCCGATAGAACAGTTACAAAAGTTGTTAGGGCATAGTAAAATAGATACGACTTTGCAGTATGCAATGGTTAAACAGAGCAATGTTAAAATTGCTCATAGAAAATATATAGGGTGA
- a CDS encoding TIR domain-containing protein has product MSTYNIFISHSWSYSDQYQGLVRLLNNAPYFSYRNYSVPKDDPIHNTSNTYELKKAIRNQMQYASCIIILAGVYSTYSKWINIEIELAKEMGKRIIAVEPWGASRTSDIVKKSADEIVAWNSSSIVSAIKRY; this is encoded by the coding sequence ATGTCTACTTATAATATTTTCATAAGCCATTCATGGAGCTACAGTGATCAGTATCAAGGATTAGTTAGGTTGCTGAATAATGCACCATACTTTAGTTACAGGAATTATTCAGTTCCTAAAGATGATCCTATTCATAATACTTCAAACACATATGAGCTGAAAAAGGCTATTAGAAATCAAATGCAATATGCAAGTTGCATTATCATTTTGGCGGGCGTTTATTCTACATATAGCAAGTGGATAAACATAGAGATTGAACTTGCTAAAGAGATGGGTAAAAGAATAATTGCTGTTGAACCTTGGGGAGCGAGTAGAACATCTGATATTGTAAAAAAATCAGCAGATGAAATTGTTGCTTGGAATTCAAGTTCTATTGTAAGTGCTATTAAGAGATACTGA
- a CDS encoding restriction endonuclease subunit S: MSKLTKYKFSDLYEMSSGISSSKAQSGHGSPFVSFSTVFNNYFLPEELSDLMNTSIKEQEIYSVKKDDVFITRTSETVDALAMSCVAIKDYPKATFSGFVKRLRPKTTGIVYSKYIAFFLRSKYFRKVLDCNTIMTLRASFNEDIFSFLYVYLPDYEEQVRIGDLLYKIEMKVRTNNKINDNLEQQAKLIYDYWFTQFDFPDENGKPYCSSGGKMVWNEQLKRNIPENWNVVPLLKLVSWESNSQPPKSEFVYEPKEGYVRFIQNRDYDSDTHITYIPRTKNLSIVDRFDILMDKYGDAGAVRYGIEGAFNVALGKICVHNPNYREYIRSFLGSDGIYKFLHNSCMASTRASLSEANLAILNVVVPDEKIILDYENFLHKIRVSILKNKNETVELINLRDWLLPMLMNGQVTIAD; this comes from the coding sequence ATGAGTAAACTTACAAAGTACAAATTCAGTGATTTATATGAAATGAGTTCGGGCATATCTTCATCAAAAGCGCAATCTGGACACGGTTCTCCATTTGTATCATTTAGTACGGTGTTTAATAATTATTTTCTTCCCGAGGAATTATCGGATTTAATGAATACATCTATTAAAGAACAAGAAATATATTCTGTAAAAAAAGACGATGTATTTATTACGAGAACAAGTGAAACAGTGGATGCTTTAGCGATGAGTTGTGTTGCGATAAAGGACTATCCAAAAGCAACTTTTAGTGGTTTCGTGAAAAGACTAAGACCTAAAACAACGGGGATTGTGTACTCGAAATATATTGCTTTTTTCTTGAGAAGTAAGTATTTTCGGAAAGTGTTGGATTGTAATACTATAATGACCTTGAGGGCAAGTTTTAATGAGGATATTTTTTCGTTTTTGTATGTATATTTGCCTGATTATGAAGAACAGGTAAGAATTGGCGATTTATTATATAAAATAGAAATGAAAGTTCGGACAAATAATAAGATAAACGATAATTTAGAGCAGCAAGCTAAGCTTATTTACGACTACTGGTTCACACAATTTGATTTTCCAGACGAAAACGGAAAGCCATACTGCTCATCTGGCGGTAAGATGGTTTGGAACGAACAACTAAAACGTAATATTCCAGAGAACTGGAATGTTGTTCCACTGCTCAAATTGGTAAGTTGGGAAAGCAATAGTCAACCACCTAAAAGTGAATTTGTATATGAGCCAAAAGAAGGTTATGTGCGTTTCATTCAAAACAGAGATTATGATAGCGATACACACATAACATATATTCCTCGAACAAAAAATCTTAGTATAGTTGACCGCTTTGACATACTTATGGACAAATACGGAGATGCTGGTGCAGTTCGATACGGAATAGAGGGTGCGTTCAATGTAGCTCTTGGAAAAATTTGTGTTCACAATCCTAATTACAGGGAATACATACGTTCATTTTTAGGTAGCGATGGCATATATAAATTTCTCCATAATTCGTGTATGGCATCAACAAGAGCATCTCTCAGCGAGGCTAATTTGGCAATACTGAATGTTGTTGTTCCTGATGAAAAAATTATATTGGACTATGAAAACTTCCTGCATAAAATCCGTGTCAGCATATTGAAGAACAAAAATGAAACCGTCGAGTTAATCAATCTTCGTGATTGGTTACTTCCTATGTTGATGAATGGACAAGTTACTATTGCTGATTAA
- a CDS encoding class I SAM-dependent DNA methyltransferase, whose product MNIKEQTIQLIDNLKATCQVYGLGNDGNEYKIITQVFLFKFLNDKFGVEVKKISERLRNASKWEEEYRKMTEDERLDLFDQLSPDIPRLNPEHLISNLWNQQSKGDFDVIFDSTMTDIADKNKEIFSTETTEKTKIALFEKITTNVTDDAQRAPFARALVDKLINFSFDEAFNEHYDFFAAIFEYLIKDYNTAGGGKYAEYYTPHAIATIMARLLVGENKDLHNIECYDPSAGTGTLLMALSHQIGEDRCTIFSQDISQRSNKMLKLNLILNGLVSSLDHAIQGDTLVSPYHKSDDGKELRQFDYVVSNPPFKMDFSENKAKLDQMPVRFWGGVPKIPAKKKESMAIYTLFIQHVINSLKSNGKGAIVVPTGFLTAKSGVESKVLKHIVDKEIISGAISMPSNVFANTGTNVSVLFFDKSKENKKVVLIDASKLGEEYKDGNNQKRRLRPEEINKIVDTFNNKEAVEDFSVAVTYEEIKGKKYSLAAGQYFDVKIDYVELTQEEFQAKMDEYQAKLKEYFAEGDKLKTEIMEQLKKVKYE is encoded by the coding sequence ATGAATATTAAGGAACAGACTATACAGTTAATAGATAATTTAAAAGCTACTTGCCAAGTTTATGGACTTGGCAACGATGGAAATGAATATAAAATAATCACTCAAGTATTTCTTTTCAAGTTCTTGAATGATAAATTCGGAGTGGAAGTCAAAAAAATTAGTGAAAGACTTCGCAATGCGTCTAAATGGGAAGAAGAATACAGAAAAATGACAGAGGATGAAAGGCTTGATTTATTCGATCAGCTTTCTCCGGATATTCCAAGATTAAATCCAGAACATTTAATATCAAACTTATGGAATCAGCAGTCAAAAGGCGATTTTGATGTCATTTTCGATTCTACGATGACGGATATTGCAGACAAGAATAAGGAAATATTCTCCACAGAAACAACTGAAAAAACAAAAATAGCTTTATTTGAAAAAATAACTACCAATGTTACAGACGATGCACAAAGAGCTCCTTTTGCACGAGCTTTGGTGGATAAACTTATCAATTTTTCTTTTGATGAAGCATTTAATGAACATTATGATTTTTTTGCAGCTATATTTGAGTATTTGATTAAAGACTATAATACAGCTGGCGGTGGAAAATATGCTGAATACTACACTCCTCATGCAATAGCGACAATTATGGCTCGCTTGCTTGTGGGAGAAAATAAGGATTTGCACAACATAGAATGCTACGATCCTTCGGCGGGAACAGGCACACTGCTTATGGCGTTATCACACCAAATTGGCGAAGATAGGTGTACTATCTTTTCTCAGGATATATCTCAAAGAAGTAATAAAATGTTGAAGTTAAACCTTATTTTGAATGGCTTAGTTTCTTCTTTAGATCATGCTATTCAAGGAGATACCTTAGTTAGCCCGTATCATAAAAGCGATGATGGAAAAGAACTTAGACAATTTGATTATGTAGTATCCAATCCACCTTTTAAAATGGATTTTTCTGAGAATAAAGCGAAATTAGATCAAATGCCCGTTCGTTTTTGGGGTGGCGTTCCGAAAATTCCTGCTAAGAAAAAAGAGAGTATGGCAATTTATACGCTCTTCATTCAGCATGTCATAAATTCGCTTAAAAGCAATGGAAAAGGTGCGATTGTTGTTCCAACTGGATTTTTAACGGCAAAATCAGGTGTTGAAAGTAAGGTGTTAAAACACATTGTTGATAAAGAAATTATTAGTGGAGCAATTAGTATGCCGTCCAATGTTTTCGCAAATACCGGCACAAATGTATCTGTTTTATTCTTTGATAAATCAAAGGAGAACAAGAAAGTTGTCCTTATTGATGCTTCTAAGTTGGGAGAAGAATACAAAGACGGTAATAATCAAAAAAGAAGATTGCGTCCGGAAGAAATCAATAAAATAGTTGATACATTTAACAATAAAGAAGCTGTAGAGGATTTTTCCGTTGCAGTTACTTATGAGGAGATAAAAGGAAAGAAATATTCACTTGCAGCCGGTCAATATTTTGATGTAAAGATTGATTATGTAGAATTAACACAAGAAGAATTTCAGGCAAAAATGGATGAGTATCAGGCAAAATTAAAAGAATACTTTGCAGAGGGAGATAAGCTCAAAACCGAGATTATGGAACAGTTAAAGAAGGTGAAGTATGAGTAA
- a CDS encoding type I restriction endonuclease subunit R encodes MSEVKNYSRNKDFNEATRVQMPALVHLSRLGYKYFGKITEDMKGIKYDGDTNILLEVFKDQFKKLNPAHAGEVEEVLRSIRQELDNDDLGKSFYKRLVAISPTKLIDFENINNNTFHYTAEFTCKNGQDEFRPDITLFVNGLPLVFIEVKKPNNKGGMVAESKRMNDQRFPNKKFRRFINITQLMIFSNNMEYETLGGIIPIQGAFYCTGARDTTKFNCFREENPGNNDVAPFIQDFPYLDINQDMEKQILSDFNCQVIHTSPEYQTNLNESTPTNRIITSMCSKQRLLFLLKYGFAYVRIDREIDGGKIESLDQKHIMRYQQFFATLAVIEKLEEGIKSGVIWHTQGSGKTALSYHLTYALTDYYAKQNKVAKFYFIVDRLDLLEQASSEFEARGLVVKTASSRKELMAQFRTNQSQDGNSGKTEITVVNIQRFAEDKEKVVINDYDTNLQRIFIIDEAHRGYNPKGCFLANLFDADQESIKIALTGTPLLKEERASWKVFGNYLHTYYYDKSIQDGYTLKIIREDIETSYREKLSEIYDNIEHLVEKKDIKKSYIVEHDSYVKELLRYIISDLKKFREIQGDDTLGGMVICETSEQARKLFAYFDEIQEELNCNASVKSKLKAGLILHDSDDKETRKEIVNDFKKNNTIDILIVFNMLLTGFDAPRLKRLYFGRKLKDHNLLQALTRVNRPYKDNYYGYVIDFADIKKNFDETNEAYLKELNRFKDPAETGDGNTMDTLSQVLESPEELVAKMKEVRQVLFNYTIDNAEDFSSEISTIEDKEELLKLKKVLISARDLCNIVRTFGDEELKQKFEKLEITKLPSMISEVSHCIDIINQKEVFSMHDETKQIVNKAMEDIEFSFKSISKEEMKIISGGIEIKEKWKKTINEFAENFDQDDPEYITLREAFMQRFKEHGFVIDSIKEFNEQSEALEDVLKKLAEIKRKNTAILRRYNGDTKFARVHKRIKEENERRRMTSATPIASEYDEDIVDVLNTIKRNIDSKVYDRNDILKKDAYFEQTVMKEITDSMNSMNFSNSREDRSFIQFRISREYLDQYNSYYMYA; translated from the coding sequence ATGAGTGAGGTTAAAAATTATTCAAGAAATAAGGACTTCAATGAGGCTACAAGAGTACAAATGCCTGCGTTGGTTCATTTATCTCGCCTGGGATATAAGTATTTCGGGAAAATAACTGAAGATATGAAGGGTATCAAGTATGATGGAGATACTAATATTCTTTTAGAAGTTTTTAAAGATCAATTCAAAAAATTAAACCCTGCTCATGCTGGAGAAGTTGAAGAAGTTTTAAGAAGCATAAGGCAGGAATTGGACAATGACGATTTAGGCAAGAGTTTTTATAAGAGATTAGTAGCAATTTCTCCAACAAAACTCATTGATTTTGAAAATATAAACAACAATACTTTCCATTATACTGCTGAGTTTACTTGTAAAAATGGACAGGATGAATTCAGACCGGACATTACACTTTTTGTAAATGGGCTTCCTCTTGTATTTATTGAAGTTAAGAAGCCTAATAATAAAGGTGGAATGGTTGCGGAAAGCAAGAGGATGAATGACCAAAGATTTCCAAACAAGAAATTTCGCAGGTTTATTAACATCACTCAACTAATGATTTTCTCTAATAATATGGAGTATGAAACCTTGGGAGGAATAATACCTATTCAGGGTGCGTTTTATTGCACTGGAGCAAGAGATACAACAAAATTCAATTGTTTTAGAGAAGAAAATCCTGGCAACAATGATGTAGCTCCATTTATCCAAGATTTTCCGTATTTGGATATAAATCAAGATATGGAAAAGCAAATTCTATCAGATTTTAATTGCCAAGTAATCCATACATCTCCAGAATATCAGACTAACTTAAATGAGAGCACGCCGACAAACAGAATAATTACATCAATGTGTTCAAAACAAAGACTGTTATTTCTTTTGAAATATGGATTTGCTTATGTAAGAATAGATAGAGAAATTGATGGCGGTAAGATTGAAAGCTTAGATCAAAAGCATATTATGAGATACCAACAATTTTTTGCAACGCTTGCTGTAATAGAAAAACTGGAAGAGGGGATTAAATCAGGTGTTATTTGGCATACACAAGGCAGCGGAAAAACAGCATTGTCTTACCATTTAACCTATGCCTTAACAGATTATTATGCAAAACAGAATAAAGTAGCTAAGTTTTATTTTATTGTAGATAGATTAGATTTGTTAGAGCAAGCATCTTCAGAATTTGAAGCAAGAGGTTTAGTGGTCAAAACTGCAAGTAGCAGAAAAGAACTGATGGCTCAATTCAGAACAAACCAATCTCAAGACGGAAACAGTGGAAAAACAGAAATCACAGTTGTCAACATTCAAAGATTTGCTGAAGATAAAGAAAAAGTCGTGATTAACGATTATGACACAAATCTTCAAAGAATATTTATCATTGATGAAGCACATCGAGGATATAATCCGAAAGGCTGTTTCTTGGCAAATCTGTTTGATGCGGATCAAGAATCTATAAAGATAGCCTTGACCGGAACTCCTTTGCTTAAAGAAGAAAGAGCTTCATGGAAAGTGTTTGGTAATTACTTGCATACTTATTATTATGACAAGTCAATTCAAGATGGGTATACCCTGAAAATAATAAGGGAAGACATTGAAACTTCATACCGCGAAAAGCTTTCTGAAATTTATGACAATATTGAGCATTTGGTTGAGAAAAAAGATATAAAGAAAAGCTATATAGTAGAACACGATTCCTATGTGAAAGAGCTTTTACGATATATTATCTCGGATTTGAAAAAATTCAGAGAAATTCAGGGAGACGATACATTAGGCGGAATGGTGATTTGCGAAACAAGTGAGCAAGCAAGGAAACTATTTGCTTATTTCGATGAAATACAAGAAGAACTGAATTGCAACGCTTCTGTAAAAAGTAAGTTAAAAGCGGGGTTAATTCTTCATGATAGCGATGATAAAGAGACAAGAAAAGAAATAGTTAATGATTTCAAGAAAAATAATACAATAGATATTCTTATTGTGTTTAATATGCTTTTGACCGGATTTGACGCTCCAAGACTAAAAAGGCTATATTTCGGGAGAAAATTGAAAGATCATAATCTTCTACAAGCTTTGACGAGAGTTAACAGACCTTACAAAGATAATTACTATGGATATGTCATTGATTTTGCAGATATTAAAAAGAACTTTGATGAGACAAATGAAGCTTATCTAAAAGAACTTAACAGGTTTAAGGATCCTGCTGAAACAGGCGATGGAAATACAATGGATACACTGAGCCAAGTTCTTGAAAGTCCCGAAGAATTAGTTGCAAAGATGAAAGAAGTAAGGCAAGTTTTATTTAACTATACCATAGACAATGCAGAGGATTTTAGCTCCGAAATATCAACAATAGAGGATAAAGAAGAGTTGTTAAAGTTAAAAAAGGTGCTTATATCTGCAAGAGATTTGTGCAATATTGTAAGAACTTTTGGCGATGAGGAATTGAAACAAAAATTTGAAAAACTTGAGATAACAAAGTTGCCTTCAATGATTTCTGAGGTTTCACATTGCATAGATATTATCAACCAAAAAGAAGTTTTCAGTATGCATGATGAAACGAAGCAAATTGTTAATAAGGCGATGGAGGATATAGAGTTCAGTTTCAAATCTATAAGCAAAGAAGAAATGAAAATTATATCTGGAGGCATTGAGATAAAGGAAAAATGGAAAAAAACCATAAATGAATTTGCCGAAAATTTCGATCAAGATGATCCAGAATATATCACACTTAGAGAAGCTTTCATGCAAAGATTTAAAGAACATGGTTTTGTAATTGACAGTATCAAAGAATTTAATGAGCAATCGGAAGCATTGGAAGATGTTTTGAAAAAATTGGCTGAAATTAAGAGGAAAAATACTGCTATATTACGAAGATATAATGGCGATACTAAGTTTGCTCGTGTGCATAAGAGGATAAAGGAAGAAAATGAGCGAAGAAGGATGACTTCAGCAACTCCAATTGCTTCTGAATACGATGAGGATATTGTTGATGTGCTGAATACAATAAAGAGAAATATTGATAGTAAGGTTTATGATCGTAACGACATATTGAAGAAAGATGCGTATTTTGAGCAAACTGTGATGAAGGAAATAACAGACTCAATGAACAGCATGAATTTTTCAAATAGCCGTGAAGATAGGTCATTTATTCAATTCAGAATAAGTCGAGAATATCTTGATCAGTACAACTCTTACTACATGTATGCTTAA
- a CDS encoding helix-turn-helix transcriptional regulator gives MKVSYNGLWKILIDKNMNKKDLAEKVSLAPATIAKMGRGEFVSMEILYRIGKKLNVDFADMVSIVNGEESE, from the coding sequence ATGAAGGTTAGCTATAATGGATTATGGAAAATACTAATTGATAAGAATATGAATAAAAAAGACCTGGCAGAAAAAGTATCTTTAGCACCGGCTACTATAGCAAAAATGGGTAGAGGTGAATTTGTCAGTATGGAGATTTTATATCGAATCGGCAAAAAATTGAATGTCGATTTTGCGGATATGGTTTCAATTGTTAATGGTGAGGAGAGTGAATAA